Proteins encoded together in one Nostoc sp. PCC 7524 window:
- a CDS encoding RNA recognition motif domain-containing protein codes for MSVYVGNLSYDVTEDSLNAVFAEYGSVKRVQLPTDRETGRVRGFGFVEMSSDAEETAAIEALDGAEWMGRDLKVNKAKPKEDRNSFGGGNRGGYGGRNRY; via the coding sequence ATGTCAGTTTATGTAGGCAATCTTTCTTACGACGTTACAGAAGATAGTCTCAATGCTGTGTTCGCAGAATATGGTTCTGTCAAACGGGTTCAGTTACCTACAGATCGTGAAACAGGTCGTGTACGCGGCTTTGGTTTTGTGGAAATGAGTAGTGATGCTGAAGAAACAGCTGCCATTGAGGCTCTTGATGGCGCAGAATGGATGGGAAGAGACTTGAAAGTAAATAAAGCTAAACCCAAGGAAGATAGAAATTCTTTTGGTGGTGGCAATCGAGGCGGCTACGGTGGACGTAACCGTTACTAA